In Bythopirellula goksoeyrii, a single window of DNA contains:
- the fliW gene encoding flagellar assembly protein FliW: MDIYTTRFGTLTVQPQDELLFEEGLIGLEDCRRWVVLTDSNNAALGWLQSLDQGHIALGVVSPRRFVPEYQLRVDRTDLNSLGLSTVRDAEVVAITSRWESGLTINLRAPIVINVEKKLGCQVIAKDDYPVQYPLDVHNTNLRRIA; this comes from the coding sequence ATGGACATTTATACGACAAGGTTTGGAACGCTCACGGTCCAGCCCCAGGACGAACTGCTCTTTGAGGAGGGGCTCATCGGGTTGGAGGATTGCCGACGTTGGGTTGTCCTTACCGATTCTAACAATGCCGCCCTCGGTTGGTTGCAAAGCCTTGACCAGGGACATATCGCGCTAGGTGTGGTGAGTCCCCGTCGATTCGTGCCTGAATACCAATTGCGCGTGGATCGAACGGACTTGAATAGTTTGGGGCTCTCGACCGTGCGCGACGCAGAAGTTGTTGCGATTACCAGTCGTTGGGAGTCAGGACTCACAATCAACCTACGTGCGCCGATCGTAATCAATGTCGAGAAGAAGCTCGGTTGCCAGGTCATTGCTAAGGATGACTATCCCGTGCAATATCCGCTTGATGTGCACAATACGAACTTGCGTCGGATTGCTTAA
- the csrA gene encoding carbon storage regulator CsrA produces MLVLSRQRDESIIIGDNVVITIVDVRGDKVKLGIEAPKEIPVHRREVYEAILRENRQASLLKPEDTQFLGPNGISADHS; encoded by the coding sequence ATGTTGGTGCTGTCCAGACAACGCGACGAAAGTATTATCATCGGCGACAATGTCGTTATAACCATTGTAGATGTACGTGGTGACAAAGTGAAGTTGGGTATCGAAGCGCCGAAGGAAATTCCTGTTCATCGCAGGGAAGTCTACGAGGCCATCTTGCGCGAAAATCGCCAGGCTTCGCTACTCAAACCCGAGGACACCCAATTCTTGGGCCCCAACGGTATCTCTGCGGATCACAGCTAA